In Lagopus muta isolate bLagMut1 chromosome 14, bLagMut1 primary, whole genome shotgun sequence, the DNA window GGCATTCATGGCACACGGTGCGGGGCTGCGCCGGGATCCTGCATTGCCAAGCAGAAATTCTAGACTTCCCATTTCAGTATCTCTGAATCTATCAATAAGGTGATTAAAATCTGCACGGTAGGGGAATAGCACATAAAGTTGGTTAAGGGCAAAAAGTCTTTGCTGTCACCGTTACATAATCCCTTCTTTGGGGAGCAGGGCCCTGCTGCCCACTCAACAGCACAGGAAGAACCTATATTTGGTATCGGATGGGATGATGCTGCTGGGTCGGTGCTATAAAATCACGTCCTGCcagcagtgaagcactgaagcCCTCAGAGCAAGCCAGGTGGCAGAGCCAGGATGCACCGCACACTGAAGGCTGCCCTTGCTCTCCTCTGTCTGGCAGAGCTGATTGCCTCCACACCGCTGCCAACGAGCTCCTTGCCCAAGCTGAAGCTGTCGGACATCACCCGAGGCATCCAGCAGCTCAACAGAGGAGAGCAGGTAAGGAGCAGAGAGCTCATGGCTTTTCCTCACCAATGGCCGTTAGCTGGCACTACTGACTGAGCATTTCGAGCTGTTGGCAGccagtgctgccctgtgcaaAACCCTGGCCCTCCTTTGGCATCCCCTCTCCCCATAGGGTGACATCTGGAGGGTGCAGCTCTTCcccttgctgctcagctgggaCAGGGCAGCTGACACACGGGCGCTGCTGAAGAAAGCTGCCAAATGCCGCAGCCCATGTGGAGCGCTGCTTGGGGTGGCCATAGGCAGCCGGTGGCAGGGATGTATAAGCAGAGCTGGGTGACGATGGCAGCACCTGGGGCCCATcgatgcctcatccctgcacTGTGGGATGAAGACACTGCATCTCTGGGCAGCGGCTGGCAGGGCTCTGCAATTGACAGCTGCTCctcaccagctgctgcttggctgTGGGTGGTGCCATGTGGGAGTGCAGCCTGCTAACTACAGCTCTTGCTTCTGTCACCTCCCCAGGTCCCCTGCAATGACACCAGAGTGGCACAGGTGGCTTTCACGGATCGGAAGgtaaaagaaaatttagagATATGTGGAAAACACGCTTTTATTTGATATAGCCATAACCAGCTGCCATCACTATGCACAGAACACAGAGCTCAGTTTGATACCCACAGAGTGGGTGAGATCTCCCTGCCCTATAACAAAAAGGGCTGGGCTGTTgcccagcacccatgggtgccatTGCTGCCtccacagcacagtgcagccaaGGGTTAGGAAGTTCCTGGGAGGACTCCCGCCAGCCTCGAGCATTCAGGTGGGCAGCACGGTGTGAAGCCAGTGCTGTGGTGCTGACATTCATGTTCATGTTCACAGCTGTTGGAGCAGGAactgctgtgccaggctgccACAGTGCTGGCCAAGGTGACCCGCTGCAAGAAGGACTACGAGCCCCTCATCACCAGTCTGCAGAGCCTGCATGGCCAGACGGTAAGCACAGGGCAGGGCGACGCCTTcatccccagcagctccagcatccccagccctgagcactgcACCCCACACAGCGGCATTGCAGCCATCCCTGTGTCTCATTCCGGGGCCTGCAGCCATTCCCAC includes these proteins:
- the LOC125700323 gene encoding interleukin-4-like, yielding MHRTLKAALALLCLAELIASTPLPTSSLPKLKLSDITRGIQQLNRGEQVPCNDTRVAQVAFTDRKLLEQELLCQAATVLAKVTRCKKDYEPLITSLQSLHGQTNCSLSTDNEIYLRNFLPALGNFTQALYRRISATAAN